The following DNA comes from Sinorhizobium mexicanum.
TGACCGCCAGATGATGCAGATCGGCGACGCCAAGGAGCAGTTCCGCACCGATCTCTGGACGGAGGAATACCGCAAGCGCGTGAACGCGCTCGCGACTCTGGCCCGCAAGGACGGATTGCCGGTTCTCTGGGTCGGCATGCCGCCGTTCCAGTCGAGCGCCATGACCGCCGACATGGTGACGTTCAACGGCCTCTTCCGCGAAGAAGTGGAAAAGGCGGGCGGTGAGTTCATCGACATCTGGGATGGTTTCGTCGACGAGGGCGGCAAATTCGTCCTGACCGGCTCCGACATCAATGGCCAGCAGGTACGCCTGCGCGGCTCGGACGGCATCAACCTGACCAAGGCCGGCAAGCGCAAGCTCGCCTTCTATGTCGAGAAGGACATCCGCAAGCTGCTCGGCGAGGCCGCCGCCACGACGGACGTGCCGGGCGCCGAGGAACTGAAGGACCTAGTGGTCACGGCTCCGCTTGCCAACGAGGATATCGTCAAGACGCAGCCGATCAGCCTGACCGACCCGGAACTCGATGGCGCGACCGCCTTGCTCGGAGGCGATGCGCCGTTGAAGAGCACGGGCAAGAGCCCGCGCGACCTGCTCATCGAAAAAGGCGAGGTCGTCGCGGCGCCGCCCGGACGCGTCGATGATTTCCGGCTGGCAAAGCAGCAGACGGTGACCGCCAAGCCGCTGGAACAGAATTGAGATGGTATGGAACCCTGGAGGTCGTCATCCTCGGGCTTGACCCCAGGATCCAGGCCGAGGCTTCCTCTTCCCAGAAAGCTCTTCAGAGAATCGGAGTGACGTTCGCGCGTCCTGTGCCCTTGGTGTTTGGATCCTCGGGTCAAGCCCGAGGATGACGGCGTATAAAGATGCACACGTAACCGCCTACCGCGGCAGGACGCTCGACCCCATCAGCGCCTCGTCGATGGCCCGGGCCGCCTGTCGGCCTTCGCGGATCGCCCAGACTACGAGCGACTGGCCGCGGCGGACGTCGCCGGCGGTCCAAAGCTTGTCGACCGACGTCTTGTAGTCCCGCTCATTGGCGACAACATTGGTCGAGCCGCGCCGGTCGGTGTTAAGCGTCAGCTTGTCGCCGAGGTCCTTGAGCACGCTGTTGGTGAAAGGACCACGGAAACCGATGGCGATGAAAGCGAGATCGGCCTTGATGATGAACTCGGTTCCGGCGATCGGCTTGCGGCGCTCGTCGACCTGACAGCACTTGACGCCGGTAAGCACACCATCCTCGTCACCGATGAACTCCAGCGTCGCGACCTGGAACTCGCGAACCGCACCTTCCGCCTGGCTGGAGGAGGTGCGCATCTTCGTCGCCCAGAACGGCCAGACGGCGAGCTTGTCTTCCTTCTCCGGCGGCTGCGGGCGAATATCGAGCTGCGTCACCTTGACAGCACCCTGACGGAACGCCGTGCCGACACAGTCGGACGCCGTATCGCCGCCGCCGACGACGACGACATGCTTGCCGCCGGCGAGGATCGGTTCGGAGGGCCAGCCGACACTGTCGATGTTCTCGCGGCCGAGGCGGCGGTTCTGCTGCACCAGATAGGGCATCGCATCGTGCACGCCGGCAAATTCCACGCCCGGAATTCCGGCGTCGCGCGGTGTCTCGGAGCCGCCGCAATAAAGAACAGCGTCACAGTCCTCGAAGAGCTTCTGCACCGGCAGGTCTGCACCGACATTGATGCCGCAATGGAAGGTGACGCCTTCGCCGCGCATCTGCTCGATGCGGCGGTCGATGAAGTTCTTCTCCATTTTGAAGTCCGGAATGCCATAGCGCAGCAACCCGCCGGGCTTCGACTCGCGCTCGTAGACATGGACTTCGTGACCGGCGCGGGCAAGCTGCTGGGCAGCCGCCATGCCGGCCGGACCCGAGCCGATGACCGCGACCTTCTTGCCGGTCTTGGTGACCGCCGGCTGCGGCACGATGTAACCCATCTCATAGGCCTTGTCGGCGATCGCCTGCTCGACCGTCTTGATCGCGACCGGCACATCCTCGAGGTTCAGCGTGCAGGCCTCCTCGCACGGCGCCGGGCAGACGCGGCCGGTGAATTCCGGGAAGTTGTTGGTCGAATGCAGGTTGCGGATCGCCTCGTCCCAGTTGCCGTTGTAGACGAGGTCGTTCCAATCCGGGATCTGGTTGTGCACCGGGCAGCCGGTCGGGCCATGGCAATAGGGTATGCCGCAGTCCATGCAGCGCGCTGCCTGCTTCTGCACCTCCTGGTCGGACATTGGAATGGTGAATTCACGGAAATGGCGGATGCGGTCGGATGCCGGCTGGTACTTTGCCACCTGCCGGTCGATCTCGAGAAATCCAGTTACCTTACCCATCGTATCATCCTGAAAGCTTCGCGTCTGAACAGGCGCTCTTGGCAAGCGCGCGTGAGGGGCCCCCGAACCAGTCTTTGATGAACCGGGAGCCTGTTTCACCGGGGCCTCCTATTCGGCCGCCTCTGCCATTTTCATGCGTTCCATGTCCTCGAGCGCACGGCGGTATTCGACCGGCATGACCTTGCGGAATTTCGGTCGGTAATCCGTCCACTGATCGAGGATCTCCTTGGCACGGGGCGAGCCCGTGTAGTGTAGATGATTGGAGATCAACTGGTAGAGCCGCTCCTCGTCGTGACGCGTCATGTCACCCGAGACATCGACCATGCCCTTGTGCATGAGGTCGCCGCCGTGGTGGTGCAGCTTCTCCAGCATGTCGTCTTCCTCCGGCACCGGCTGCAGCTCGACCATCGCCATGTTGCAGCGACGGGCGAAATCGCCCTCCTCGTCGAGCACATAGGCGACGCCGCCGGACATGCCGGCAGCGAAGTTGCGGCCCGTTCCGCCAATGACGACGACGACGCCGCCGGTCATGTATTCGCAGCCGTGATCGCCAACCCCCTCGACGACCGCGATCGCACCGGAGTTACGCACCGCGAAGCGCTCGCCGGCGACGCCGTTGAAGTAGCATTCGCCCGAGATTGCTCCGTAAAGCACGGTGTTGCCGACGATGATCGACTGATGCGGCACGATGTTGGCGTTTTCCGGCGGCCGGACGATGATACGTCCGCCCGAGAGCCCCTTGCCGACATAGTCGTTGCCGTCGCCCACGAGGTCGAAGGTGATACCGCGCGCGAGGAAGGCGCCGAAGGACTGGCCCGCCGTGCCCTTGAGCGTGACGTTGATCGTATCGTCCTTCAACCCCTTGTGACCCCAGCGCTTGGCGAGCGCACCGGAAAGCATCGCGCCGGCCGAACGGTCGACGTTCTTGATCTCTGTCTCGAAGGCAACCGGCGCCTTGGTTTCGAGCGCGGTCTTTGCCTTCTCGATCAGCTTGCGGTCGAGAATGTCGTCGATCGGATGCTTCTGGCGCTCGGTCCAATAGGTCGCTTCCTTGGGAGCCTCCACCTTGTGGAAGATCTTCGAGAAGTCGAGGCCCTTGGCCTTCCAATGCTCGATCATGCGGTCGCGCTCGAGCAGTTCCGAAGCGCCGATGATCTCATCGAGCTTTTTCACGCCAAGCGAAGCGAGGATCTCGCGCACTTCCTCTGCAACGAAGAAGAAGTAGTTGATGACATGTTCCGGCGTGCCCTTGAAGCGTTTCCGGAGCACCGGATCCTGGGTCGCGACACCGACGGGACAGGTGTTCAGGTGGCACTTGCGCATCATGATACAGCCGGCGGCGATCAGCGGCGCGGTCGCGAAACCGAACTCGTCTGCACCGAGCAGCGCCCCGATGATGACGTCGCGCCCGGTCTTCAGGCCGCCATCGACCTGCAACGCGACGCGCGAACGCAGACCGTTGAGAACAAGCGTCTGCTGGGTTTCGGCAAGACCGATTTCCCACGGGCTGCCTGCATGCTTCAGCGAGGTCAGCGGCGAGGCACCGGTGCCGCCGTCAAAGCCCGCAATCGTGATGTGATCGGCGCGTGCCTTGGCGACGCCGGCCGCAACCGTACCGACACCCACTTCCGACACCAGCTTGACGGAGACATCCGCCTCCGGGTTGACGTTCTTCAGATCGTAGATCAGCTGCGCCAGATCTTCGATCGAATAGATGTCGTGGTGCGGCGGCGGCGAGATCAGGCCGACGCCCGGCGTCGAATGCCGGGTCTTGGCGACCGTTGCGTCGACCTTGTGGCCGGGGAGCTGGCCGCCCTCGCCGGGCTTTGCACCTTGGGCCACCTTGATCTGCAGCACGTCTGCGTTGACCAGATATTCGGTGGTGACGCCGAAGCGGCCGGATGCGATCTGCTTGATCGCCGAGCGCTGCGGGTTCATCGAACCGTCCGGTAGCGGCATGTAGCGGTCGCTCTCCTCGCCGCCTTCGCCGGTGTTCGACTTGCCGCCTATCCGGTTCATGGCGATTGCCAGCGTCGTATGCGCCTCGCGACTGATCGAGCCGAAGGACATCGCCCCGGTCGAGAAACGCTTGACGATATCCGTCGCCGGTTCGACCTCCTCGACCGGGATCGGCTTGCGGCCAACGGCCTCGGCGCTCTTGATCGTGAAGAGGCCGCGGATCGTGTTCATGCGCAGCGACGACGTATTCACCATCTCGGCGAATTCGCGGTAGCGGTCCTCGGCATTGCCGCGCACGGCGTGCTGGAGCGAGGCAATGGCATCGGGCGTCCAGGCGTGGCTCTCACCGCGCATGCGGTATGCATATTCGCCGCCGATGTCGAGCGTGTTGGCGAGCACCGGATCGGCGCCAAAGGCCGCCTTGTGGCGGGTGACCGTCTCGGCCGCGATCTCTTCGAGACCGATGCCTTCGATCGTGGTCGCTGTGCCGAAGAAATACTGGTCGACCAGCTTCGACGACAGGCCGACGGCGTCGAAGATCTGCGCGCCGCAATAGGACTGGTAGGTCGAAATGCCCATCTTCGACATGACCTTGAGGATGCCTTTGCCGACCGCCTTGATGTAGCGGTAGACGACCTCGTTGGCGTCGACTTCCTTCGGGAACTCGCCACGCTTGTGCATGTCGACCAGCGTGTCGAAGGCAAGATACGGGTTGATCGCCTCGGCACCGTAGCCGGCGAGCAGGCAGAAATGGTGCACCTCGCGCGGCTCGCCCGATTCGAGCACGATGCCGACTGAGGTACGCAGGCCCTTGCGGATCAGATGATGGTGCACGGCCGCAGTCGCAAGCAGCGCCGGAATCGCGACACGATCCGGGCCGACCTGACGATCAGAGAGGACGATGATGTTGTAGCCGCCCTTGACCGCCGCTTCCGCCCGCTCGCAAAGGCGATCGAGCATTTCCGGCATGCCTTCCGCACCTCGCGAAATGTCATAGGTGAAGTCGAGCGTCTTGGTGTCGAACCGGTCTTCCGTGTGGCCGATCGAGCGGATCTTTTCGAGGTCGCCATTGGTGAGGATCGGCTGGCGAACCTCGAGCCGCTTGGCATGCGCCATGCCCTCGTGGTCGAGGATGTTGGGTCGCGGGCCGATGAACGAGACGAGGCTCATTACCAATTCCTCGCGGATCGGATCGATCGGCGGGTTGGTGACTTGCGCGAAGTTCTGCTTGAAATAGGTGTAAAGCAGCTTGGTCTTGTTCGACATGGCCGATATCGGCGTGTCGGTGCCCATCGAGCCGATCGCCTCCTGCCCGGTCGTCGCCATCGGCGACATCAGGAGCTTGGTGTCTTCCAGCGAATAACCGAAGGCCTGCTGGCGGTCGATCAGCGATACATCGCGGCGAAGCGCCCGGGGCTCGACCGGCTTCAGGTCCTCGAGGATCAACTGCGTATCATCGAGCCACTTGCGATAGGGATGCTTGTCGGCAAGCGAAGACTTCACCTCCTCGTCGGAGATGATGCGGCCTTCTTCCATGTCGATCAGCAGCATCTTGCCGGGCTGCAGCCGCCATTTCCGGACGATCTTGTCCTGGGCGACCGGCAGCACGCCTGCTTCCGACGCCATGATGACGCGGTCGTCGCTGGTGACGATGTAGCGTGCCGGACGCAAGCCGTTGCGATCGAGCGTCGCGCCGATCTGTCGGCCGTCGGTGAAGGCAACCGCCGCCGGCCCATCCCATGGCTCCATCAGCGCCGCATGATATTCATAAAAGGCCTTCCTCTCCGGCGACATCAGCTGGTTGCCGGCCCAGGCTTCCGGGATCAGCATCATCACCGCATGCGCAAGCGAATAGCCGCCCCTGATCAGGAATTCGAGCGCGTTGTCGAAGCAGGCCGTGTCCGACTGGCCTTCATAGGAAATCGGCCAGAGCTTGGAGATGTCGTCGCCGAAAAGCGGTGAAGAGACCGAAGCCTGCCGCGCCGCCATCCAGTTGACGTTGCCGCGCAGCGTGTTGATCTCGCCGTTATGCGCGACCATGCGATAGGGATGCGCGAGCTTCCAGGACGGGAAGGTGTTCGTCGAGAACCGCTGGTGCACCAACGCCACCGCCGACTGGAAGCGCTCGTCGGCAAGATCCTTGTAGTAGGCGCCGACCTGGTAGGCGAGGAACATGCCCTTGTAGACCACCGTCGAGGTCGACAGCGAGACGACATAGAAACCGAGATCGCCGCCGTCCGCCTCCGCATAGATGCGGTTGGAGATCACCTTGCGCAGCGTGAACAGCCGGCGCTCGAATTCGGCGTTGGTGGCGGCGTCGCGGCCGGCACCGATAAAGACCTGCACGTGGTGCGGTTCGGTGGCGGCGATGTCCGGCGCCTTGGAAAGCGAGGAATTGTCGACCGGCACGTCACGGAAGCCGAGCAGGTGCTGGCCTTCTTCGGCGACGACCTCGCTGATCACATCCTTGAAATGGGCGATCAGCTTTTCGTCGCGCGGCATGAAGAGATAACCGACGGCGTATTCGCCGGCTTTCGGCAGGGTGACGCCCTGCTTGGCCATCTCCTCGCGGAAGAAGCGATCGGGAATCTGAACGAGGATACCGGCGCCGTCGCCCATCAGCGGGTCGGCGCCAACGGCGCCGCGATGCGTCAGGTTTTCGAGCATGAAGAGGCCATCGCGCACGATCTGATGCGACTTCTCACCCTTCATATGGGCGACGAAGCCGACGCCGCAGGCGTCGTGCTCGTTTCGCGGGTCATAGAGCCCCTGTTTTCGCGGTAATCCGGATGGGAAAGCGGGCGTTTTCGCATCCGTCGCAGCGTTGTGTGCGAGGTGGAGCCCTGTTTGCTGTGATGGCGAATGATCCGTCATCGTCTTCCCTCCTATTGGACCCGGAGATCCCGGGCATACCGCCGCCCGCGCATCGCTCGCCGCGTCGGCGCGTTTCGCGCTGCGGCAAAGCCGGGCATTATCGTCGCATGATCCTGATCAGGTCGCAAATAAGCGCGGCTGCACCAGGCACGAATGTCCCGCGACCATCCTGATGGCAGGCGTCAACAGCCGGATGAAACCCGGCGAAAACCGCTTGCGCTATACGCCGAATGCCGCATTTTCGGCGCTTCCGGCGATTGTTCCGGTCCCTAGACCGAAATAGGACAGCAAACCTGTCCTATTTCATGCGCTCTATGCCAGAAAGCGCCCCCCTTCGCAAGGGCATATGAGCAAATAATGGAAGAGATTTTGCCGAAGATTGCCGGAAATTTCGCGCTTTTAAAATTAAATTACAATCCGCTCGGTGGTTTCTTCACTTTGGTTTCAAACTGGTCTTGTGTTGGCATAGCTGCCGGACAGCCGCATTGATCGTCCGTGGAAGTCGGCTATGGTCTCGCCGAAGCGGCCGGACGTGGCCGAAACAAGGTGATTTCAGATGATTTTTTCCTCCGACAACTGGGCTGGCGCCCACCCGGCAATCGCCGAAAGCCTGATGGCTCATGCAGGCGGCTATGCTTCCGCCTACGGCACGAGCGAACTCGACCGGAAGGTGGAAAAGAAATTCTCCGAAATTTTCCAAAGGGAGGTGGCGGTATTTTTCGTGGGCACGGGTACCGCCGCCAACGCGCTGGCGCTGTCCAGCGTCAACCGGGCCGGCGGCGTGGTCTTTTGTCATCGGGAGGCGCATGTCCACGTCGACGAGTGCGGTGCACCGGAATTCTTCTCGCACGGGGCAAGGCTTTGCCCAGTCGATGGCATTGGCGGCAAGATGGATGCGTCAGGGCTTGAGGTCGAGATCCGTCGCTTTCCCCCGGAGTTCATCCATGGCGGCCGGCCGATGGCAGTGACCATCACCCAGGCAACGGAAAGCGGCACGGTCTATTCGCCGGCCGAAATCGACGCGATCGCTGCTGTCGCGAAATCGCACAAACTTCCTCTCCACATGGACGGCGCGCGCTTCGCCAATGCGCTCGTCAGCCTCGATGTGTCACCAGCGGAAATGACCTGGAAGCGCGGCATCGATCTCCTCTCGTTCGGCGGCACCAAGAACGGCTGCTGGTGTGCCGAAGCGCTGATCCTGTTCGACCCTTCGAAGGCACACGAAATGCACTTCCTGCGCAAACGTGCCGCCCAACTCTTTTCGAAGTCCCGCTTCATCGCGGCGCAGTTCGACGCCTATCTCTCAGGGGACCTGTGGCTCAATCTCGCCCGTCATGCGAACACGATGGCCACGCGCCTTGCCGACGGCATTTCCGCCTCGGGGAAAAGCCGGCTGGCCTGGTCGCCGGACGCCAACGAAGTCTTCGTGATCCTCAAGCAGGACGTGGCGTCGAAGCTCCAGCAACAGGGCGCGGTCTTCTACGACTGGCATGTGCCGGATGACCTGGCAGGCAGCCTCGACGGAGACGAGGGGTTTTACCGGCTCGTCACCAGCTTTGCCACACGATCGGAAGACGTCGACCGCTTCGTCGAAGCCTGCTGACGGCCGGAACCTGCAGCGCCGTGCATCTTTTTTAAGAAAACCTGCAGCAGGCATGAAAAAGGCGGCGCCCGTCGGACGCCGCCTTCCTTTCCATTCCTTAGACCAGATTAGAGGGTCTGGGCCTCGATCTGCTTCGGCTGCGAGGCAACCGAGGTGATCTCGATGCGACGCGGCTTGGCTGCCTCCGGGATCTCGCGAACGAGATCGATATGGAGCAGACCATTTTTCAGCGAAGCGGATTTGATCTCGACATGGTCGGCAAGCTGGAAGCGGCGCTCGAATGCGCGCTTGGCAATGCCGCGATGGAGAAACTGGCTCTCCTCGCCTTTGTCTTCGCTCTTTTCGCCCTTGACTGTCAGTGTGTGTTCACGTGCTTCGACCGAAAGCTCGCTCTCGTCGAAGCCGGCAACGGCCATGGTGATGCGATAGGCGTTTTCGCCCGTGCGTTCGATGTTGTAGGGCGGATAGGTCTGCGACTGATCGGGCTGACCAAGGCTGTCAAGCATGGTGAAAAGGCGATCAAAGCCGACGGTGGAACGATAGAGAGGGGAGAAATCAACGTGACGCATGGTGTCCTCCTTAAGAGCAACGGTTTGCGATGTCTGGTCTGCTACCCCATCAGGCGGCGGCTCGACCGGTGAACGGACCCGTCATCGGCGTCCGCAATCAACAGATGGGAATAAGCGCACGCCAGTTCAAGGGAATTTCCGCGCGGATTCTGCCGGACCGGCGCACTGCATGTTTCGTTAAGTCGCAGCCGATTTAGCGCCAAAAACATGCAGCCGCTCAAATGCTGCAGCATCTTTTGCGCGTCTGATCGGACGCGCAGCGCTGTAGGTGAACAGAACATGAATGACCGGTTCGGTCCCCGTTCAGCCGACGCGAGTTAGAACAAGGACACTGGGAAGAAACTCCCGGCGCTGAAGTGACCATGTCCCTTCTGCTTCAGCGGCCGGAAACGGTGATCGTCCGGATTTCACCCATCGTTTCCGGCTTTTTTTCTTTTGACGCGCGTGAGGCCACCGCCTATCCCTGATGAACAAGACGCGGTTGGGCGGTGGAATGCTCTCATCCCACCTCTTCCCGCGGCAACGACTTCAACTTTACATCTCGGGCCGTCGCTCTTCATGACCACGATCCTCTATCCGACGCCGGACAACCCGATACCGGGCAGATACGCGGCAGGCTTTTTCGATGGGGTCGGCAACCGCAAGATCCGCTACGCGGTCTTCAAGACGGAAGTCTCGGTAGCCCGCGGTACCGTCGTGCTGCTACAGGGACGCAACGAGACGATCGAGAAATATTTCGAAACGATCGCGGAACTTACCGCTGCCGGCTTTTGGGTCGC
Coding sequences within:
- the gltB gene encoding glutamate synthase large subunit, translating into MTDHSPSQQTGLHLAHNAATDAKTPAFPSGLPRKQGLYDPRNEHDACGVGFVAHMKGEKSHQIVRDGLFMLENLTHRGAVGADPLMGDGAGILVQIPDRFFREEMAKQGVTLPKAGEYAVGYLFMPRDEKLIAHFKDVISEVVAEEGQHLLGFRDVPVDNSSLSKAPDIAATEPHHVQVFIGAGRDAATNAEFERRLFTLRKVISNRIYAEADGGDLGFYVVSLSTSTVVYKGMFLAYQVGAYYKDLADERFQSAVALVHQRFSTNTFPSWKLAHPYRMVAHNGEINTLRGNVNWMAARQASVSSPLFGDDISKLWPISYEGQSDTACFDNALEFLIRGGYSLAHAVMMLIPEAWAGNQLMSPERKAFYEYHAALMEPWDGPAAVAFTDGRQIGATLDRNGLRPARYIVTSDDRVIMASEAGVLPVAQDKIVRKWRLQPGKMLLIDMEEGRIISDEEVKSSLADKHPYRKWLDDTQLILEDLKPVEPRALRRDVSLIDRQQAFGYSLEDTKLLMSPMATTGQEAIGSMGTDTPISAMSNKTKLLYTYFKQNFAQVTNPPIDPIREELVMSLVSFIGPRPNILDHEGMAHAKRLEVRQPILTNGDLEKIRSIGHTEDRFDTKTLDFTYDISRGAEGMPEMLDRLCERAEAAVKGGYNIIVLSDRQVGPDRVAIPALLATAAVHHHLIRKGLRTSVGIVLESGEPREVHHFCLLAGYGAEAINPYLAFDTLVDMHKRGEFPKEVDANEVVYRYIKAVGKGILKVMSKMGISTYQSYCGAQIFDAVGLSSKLVDQYFFGTATTIEGIGLEEIAAETVTRHKAAFGADPVLANTLDIGGEYAYRMRGESHAWTPDAIASLQHAVRGNAEDRYREFAEMVNTSSLRMNTIRGLFTIKSAEAVGRKPIPVEEVEPATDIVKRFSTGAMSFGSISREAHTTLAIAMNRIGGKSNTGEGGEESDRYMPLPDGSMNPQRSAIKQIASGRFGVTTEYLVNADVLQIKVAQGAKPGEGGQLPGHKVDATVAKTRHSTPGVGLISPPPHHDIYSIEDLAQLIYDLKNVNPEADVSVKLVSEVGVGTVAAGVAKARADHITIAGFDGGTGASPLTSLKHAGSPWEIGLAETQQTLVLNGLRSRVALQVDGGLKTGRDVIIGALLGADEFGFATAPLIAAGCIMMRKCHLNTCPVGVATQDPVLRKRFKGTPEHVINYFFFVAEEVREILASLGVKKLDEIIGASELLERDRMIEHWKAKGLDFSKIFHKVEAPKEATYWTERQKHPIDDILDRKLIEKAKTALETKAPVAFETEIKNVDRSAGAMLSGALAKRWGHKGLKDDTINVTLKGTAGQSFGAFLARGITFDLVGDGNDYVGKGLSGGRIIVRPPENANIVPHQSIIVGNTVLYGAISGECYFNGVAGERFAVRNSGAIAVVEGVGDHGCEYMTGGVVVVIGGTGRNFAAGMSGGVAYVLDEEGDFARRCNMAMVELQPVPEEDDMLEKLHHHGGDLMHKGMVDVSGDMTRHDEERLYQLISNHLHYTGSPRAKEILDQWTDYRPKFRKVMPVEYRRALEDMERMKMAEAAE
- a CDS encoding glutamate synthase subunit beta encodes the protein MGKVTGFLEIDRQVAKYQPASDRIRHFREFTIPMSDQEVQKQAARCMDCGIPYCHGPTGCPVHNQIPDWNDLVYNGNWDEAIRNLHSTNNFPEFTGRVCPAPCEEACTLNLEDVPVAIKTVEQAIADKAYEMGYIVPQPAVTKTGKKVAVIGSGPAGMAAAQQLARAGHEVHVYERESKPGGLLRYGIPDFKMEKNFIDRRIEQMRGEGVTFHCGINVGADLPVQKLFEDCDAVLYCGGSETPRDAGIPGVEFAGVHDAMPYLVQQNRRLGRENIDSVGWPSEPILAGGKHVVVVGGGDTASDCVGTAFRQGAVKVTQLDIRPQPPEKEDKLAVWPFWATKMRTSSSQAEGAVREFQVATLEFIGDEDGVLTGVKCCQVDERRKPIAGTEFIIKADLAFIAIGFRGPFTNSVLKDLGDKLTLNTDRRGSTNVVANERDYKTSVDKLWTAGDVRRGQSLVVWAIREGRQAARAIDEALMGSSVLPR
- a CDS encoding threonine aldolase family protein, with the protein product MIFSSDNWAGAHPAIAESLMAHAGGYASAYGTSELDRKVEKKFSEIFQREVAVFFVGTGTAANALALSSVNRAGGVVFCHREAHVHVDECGAPEFFSHGARLCPVDGIGGKMDASGLEVEIRRFPPEFIHGGRPMAVTITQATESGTVYSPAEIDAIAAVAKSHKLPLHMDGARFANALVSLDVSPAEMTWKRGIDLLSFGGTKNGCWCAEALILFDPSKAHEMHFLRKRAAQLFSKSRFIAAQFDAYLSGDLWLNLARHANTMATRLADGISASGKSRLAWSPDANEVFVILKQDVASKLQQQGAVFYDWHVPDDLAGSLDGDEGFYRLVTSFATRSEDVDRFVEAC
- a CDS encoding Hsp20 family protein produces the protein MRHVDFSPLYRSTVGFDRLFTMLDSLGQPDQSQTYPPYNIERTGENAYRITMAVAGFDESELSVEAREHTLTVKGEKSEDKGEESQFLHRGIAKRAFERRFQLADHVEIKSASLKNGLLHIDLVREIPEAAKPRRIEITSVASQPKQIEAQTL
- a CDS encoding SGNH/GDSL hydrolase family protein, with amino-acid sequence MLPIRSASARRFLRPLRLAPIFMGAAAMLVAAFFATMAEAQEPPPPRRNVLQRLFGVFIPQRRIYYQDQYDYPRQPAPRRVLKRRQQPAESRQPRPQRAKPRPAEAPPPAPVIAKSPNAKKVLVVGDFIAASLGDGLKAAFETTPGVVIETRANGSSGLVRNDYFDWPKMLPDFATELKPSVIVVSLGANDRQMMQIGDAKEQFRTDLWTEEYRKRVNALATLARKDGLPVLWVGMPPFQSSAMTADMVTFNGLFREEVEKAGGEFIDIWDGFVDEGGKFVLTGSDINGQQVRLRGSDGINLTKAGKRKLAFYVEKDIRKLLGEAAATTDVPGAEELKDLVVTAPLANEDIVKTQPISLTDPELDGATALLGGDAPLKSTGKSPRDLLIEKGEVVAAPPGRVDDFRLAKQQTVTAKPLEQN